One stretch of bacterium HR11 DNA includes these proteins:
- the csm3 gene encoding CRISPR type III-associated RAMP protein Csm3, with the protein MENRQELTLRFQGKYVLTGRLRLVTGLHIGGREAEYEIGGQENAVVKDPLTGEPYIPGSSLKGKIRSLLEWAYQSQWNLIRLRRNRDRWESEVQDTDGNGALTDLSIVFGPWDVERKAEHPVGPTRVIFRDAFLTEESRQELERVIGGSLTEVKAENAIDRVISRANPRTMERVPAGAQFDIEILFDVYEDADHRRLRYVLQGLRLLEDSALGGGGSRGSGRVRFEGLSLEWRGRDYYTDGKDPVTLAQDKTVRELLRDFDNLIARTAATSAA; encoded by the coding sequence ATGGAAAACAGGCAAGAACTTACTCTTCGCTTTCAGGGCAAATACGTCCTCACCGGTCGCCTCCGCCTGGTCACGGGGCTCCACATCGGCGGCCGGGAGGCCGAATACGAAATTGGCGGTCAGGAAAACGCCGTCGTCAAGGACCCCCTCACGGGGGAACCTTACATCCCGGGGTCTTCCTTAAAAGGGAAAATCCGGAGCCTCCTCGAATGGGCCTATCAATCCCAGTGGAACCTCATCCGCTTGCGCAGGAATCGGGACCGATGGGAAAGCGAAGTGCAAGATACGGACGGTAATGGGGCCCTCACCGACCTGAGTATCGTCTTTGGACCCTGGGACGTCGAAAGAAAGGCTGAGCACCCCGTCGGTCCCACACGCGTGATTTTCCGGGATGCCTTTCTGACCGAAGAATCCCGGCAAGAGCTGGAACGGGTCATCGGCGGGAGTCTCACGGAAGTGAAGGCCGAAAACGCCATCGACCGGGTCATCTCCCGGGCCAATCCCCGCACGATGGAGCGGGTCCCCGCCGGTGCGCAGTTCGATATCGAGATCCTCTTCGACGTTTACGAAGACGCCGATCACCGGCGCCTGCGCTATGTCCTGCAGGGCCTACGTTTACTCGAAGACAGTGCCCTCGGCGGCGGCGGAAGCCGCGGCTCGGGCCGCGTCCGATTCGAAGGACTCTCCCTTGAATGGCGGGGACGGGACTATTACACGGACGGGAAAGACCCCGTGACATTAGCCCAAGACAAGACCGTCCGAGAACTCCTTCGGGACTTCGATAACCTCATCGCTCGCACGGCGGCGACCTCCGCCGCTTAA
- a CDS encoding CRISPR-associated protein Cas10/Csm1, producing MYRYAWCVPSASNVYPDISLFDHSRVTAALAVCLYEHPKWARERLPGISPERLRQLEDTEPFLLVKGEISGIQSYIYRIVRTGTGGIAKRLRGRSFYLQMFNHQVARLLLHRLGLTLAHLIYCGGGSFLMVLPNTEPVRDQLQQLVEEVEDYLWAHHLGELKFRLADKPLSPKAVFLGLSEALQDLELRLTQVRYRHFKALFRENRAVEREKPWESIRPCPSCRIQVVESGAELCETCETQQQRIGARLPRTGGAIFSADTLPTGPPEIGVDWKKLGKTRLADVEALYAAYGPETMESVTFNRPDRIPKTSLLFVANVVPKNESSREITVPTERDDEENPEGIVQRHQTFSFSTIAAWSEGDARLGILRMDADRMGAIIAQGLDHHGLMSFSRMATLSRQLQVFFEGWLRNICEDYTVQEWRPKVREERILCDYADAIQSIFYVVYSGGDDLFIIGPWSEILPLALRIRDDYRRFTCENPDMTLSAGVIVCKPKFPIPAMARLSGEAEDRSKVRGRNRITAFGTTVPWESTDGEWGLRELLGLAEQWTRWIRDDKVPRRFFHELLRLQAQAVSDDAVVRGMWIPRLIYRIHRNIPDEAIAAELHHILLGRPNSLALLRVVRVPASIALLKTRS from the coding sequence ATGTATCGCTACGCCTGGTGCGTCCCCAGCGCCAGCAACGTGTATCCCGACATCTCCCTCTTTGACCACAGTCGGGTGACGGCGGCCCTGGCCGTCTGCCTCTATGAACACCCGAAGTGGGCGCGCGAACGACTGCCGGGCATCTCGCCGGAACGCCTTCGGCAACTGGAAGACACCGAGCCATTTCTGCTCGTCAAAGGGGAGATCAGCGGGATTCAGTCTTACATCTACCGGATTGTTCGCACCGGCACCGGCGGCATCGCCAAGCGCCTCCGGGGACGGTCTTTCTATCTCCAGATGTTCAATCATCAGGTCGCCCGCTTGCTCCTGCACCGTCTGGGACTGACTCTGGCCCACCTGATTTATTGCGGGGGCGGTAGCTTTCTGATGGTCCTTCCCAATACGGAGCCGGTCCGAGACCAACTTCAACAGCTGGTCGAAGAGGTCGAGGATTACCTCTGGGCTCATCACCTGGGGGAGCTGAAGTTTCGCCTGGCCGATAAGCCCCTCTCCCCAAAGGCTGTATTTCTCGGATTATCTGAAGCCCTTCAGGACTTGGAACTCCGCCTTACCCAAGTCCGCTACCGGCATTTCAAGGCCCTTTTTCGGGAAAACCGAGCCGTCGAACGGGAAAAGCCCTGGGAGTCGATTCGACCGTGTCCGTCTTGTCGCATCCAGGTCGTCGAAAGCGGAGCCGAGCTGTGTGAGACTTGTGAGACCCAGCAACAACGCATCGGAGCCCGGCTTCCCCGTACAGGCGGCGCCATCTTTTCGGCCGATACCCTACCGACGGGTCCACCGGAAATCGGTGTCGATTGGAAAAAATTGGGCAAGACGCGATTAGCCGACGTGGAGGCGCTGTATGCCGCTTATGGACCCGAGACGATGGAAAGCGTGACCTTTAACAGGCCCGATCGCATCCCCAAGACTTCACTTCTATTTGTGGCGAACGTGGTTCCGAAGAATGAATCAAGCCGAGAGATAACGGTCCCGACCGAACGGGACGACGAGGAAAACCCGGAGGGCATTGTCCAACGGCACCAGACCTTTAGTTTCAGCACGATCGCCGCCTGGAGCGAGGGCGACGCCCGCTTAGGTATCCTTCGCATGGATGCCGACCGGATGGGGGCCATCATCGCCCAGGGCCTGGATCACCACGGCCTCATGTCGTTTTCCCGGATGGCGACCCTCAGTCGCCAGCTCCAGGTCTTCTTCGAGGGATGGCTTCGCAACATTTGTGAGGATTACACGGTCCAGGAGTGGCGGCCTAAGGTCCGGGAGGAGCGCATCCTCTGTGACTATGCCGATGCAATCCAGAGCATCTTTTACGTCGTCTACAGCGGCGGAGACGACCTCTTCATCATCGGTCCATGGAGCGAGATATTGCCCCTGGCCCTCCGAATCCGGGACGATTACCGCCGCTTTACCTGTGAAAACCCGGATATGACGCTCTCGGCGGGCGTGATCGTCTGCAAGCCGAAGTTCCCGATCCCGGCTATGGCTCGCTTGTCGGGCGAGGCCGAAGATCGAAGTAAGGTGCGGGGCCGGAACCGCATCACGGCCTTTGGGACGACCGTCCCGTGGGAATCGACCGACGGTGAGTGGGGCCTGCGAGAACTCTTAGGGCTGGCCGAGCAATGGACACGATGGATTCGAGATGATAAGGTTCCCCGTCGATTCTTTCATGAACTCCTGCGCCTCCAGGCCCAGGCCGTCTCGGACGACGCAGTCGTCCGAGGGATGTGGATCCCTCGTCTCATCTACCGGATCCACCGGAACATCCCGGATGAGGCCATCGCCGCCGAACTCCACCACATCCTCCTGGGCCGTCCAAACAGCCTGGCCCTCCTGCGGGTCGTTCGGGTCCCGGCATCCATCGCCCTATTAAAAACCCGTTCATAA